One window of Microcoleus vaginatus PCC 9802 genomic DNA carries:
- a CDS encoding peroxiredoxin has translation MTSECLRVGQAAPDFAATAVVDQEFKTVKLSDYKGKKYVVLFFYPLDFTFVCPTEITAFSDRFEDFKKIDTEILGVSVDSEFSHLAWIQTDRKLGGVGDLNYPLVADLKKTISSDYNVLDPEAGVALRGLFIIDKEGIIQHSTINNLAFGRNVDETLRTLQAIQHVQSHPDEVCPAGWQPGDKTMTPDPVKSKVFFAAV, from the coding sequence ATGACCAGTGAATGCCTCCGGGTTGGTCAAGCTGCACCCGATTTCGCAGCGACAGCCGTAGTGGATCAGGAATTCAAGACAGTTAAACTGTCAGACTATAAAGGCAAAAAGTATGTAGTCCTGTTCTTCTACCCCTTGGACTTCACCTTTGTGTGCCCAACTGAGATTACAGCATTTAGCGATCGCTTCGAGGACTTCAAGAAAATCGATACCGAAATCCTCGGCGTATCCGTTGACAGCGAATTCTCTCACCTCGCTTGGATCCAAACAGACCGCAAATTAGGCGGTGTCGGCGACCTCAACTATCCCTTAGTTGCTGACCTCAAAAAAACAATTAGTTCAGACTACAACGTCCTCGACCCAGAAGCAGGCGTTGCCCTCAGAGGCCTGTTCATCATCGACAAAGAAGGCATCATCCAACACTCTACTATTAACAATCTTGCCTTCGGCCGCAACGTGGATGAAACTCTCCGTACTCTGCAAGCTATCCAACACGTCCAGTCTCACCCCGATGAAGTTTGTCCCGCTGGCTGGCAGCCCGGTGACAAGACTATGACTCCCGATCCTGTCAAGTCTAAGGTATTCTTTGCTGCGGTTTAA
- a CDS encoding alkyl hydroperoxide reductase, producing MLTSTNFSGLLNQRFFQNLLPVPATNVLNLGQMTPDFELPDINNGKLVRLSNYRGDKPVILAFTRIFTEKQYCPFCFPHIKALNENWEKFADRNIELLMIASTDDRQSQIVVRDLGLKMPLLSDPGCQVFRAYQVGQALGAPLPAQFVLGADGKLLFKHLFSFIDHNASVDTLLKYVDR from the coding sequence ATGCTGACTTCTACTAATTTTAGCGGCTTGTTAAATCAGCGGTTTTTCCAAAATTTATTGCCTGTTCCGGCGACTAATGTTCTGAACCTGGGACAGATGACGCCAGATTTTGAATTGCCGGATATTAATAATGGCAAATTGGTGCGGCTGTCGAATTATCGGGGCGATAAGCCGGTAATTCTGGCTTTTACGCGGATTTTTACAGAAAAGCAATATTGCCCTTTCTGTTTTCCTCACATTAAAGCTTTGAATGAAAACTGGGAAAAATTTGCCGATCGCAATATAGAATTATTGATGATTGCCAGTACCGACGATCGCCAAAGCCAAATTGTGGTTAGAGATTTAGGCTTGAAAATGCCTCTGCTTTCTGATCCAGGCTGTCAAGTTTTTCGGGCTTATCAAGTCGGTCAGGCTTTAGGTGCTCCTTTGCCTGCTCAGTTTGTTTTGGGTGCAGATGGAAAACTCCTCTTCAAACATTTGTTTTCTTTCATAGACCACAATGCTAGTGTGGACACTTTGTTGAAATATGTTGATCGGTAA
- a CDS encoding ATP-dependent Clp protease ATP-binding subunit, producing MFERFTEQAIKAIMLAQEEARRLGHNFVGTEQILLGLVGEGTGIAAKVLLDMGLNLKEARNEIENIIGRGSGFLPPEIPFTPRVKRIFETALNEARQLGHNYIGTEHILLGLIQDDEGVAAKVLQNLGIDRQRVRTQVIRAVGEVAAVPGGRGESGDRKTPTLEEFGTNLTKLAAAGKLDPVVGRENEIERVIQVLGRRTKNNPVLVGEPGVGKTALAEGLAQRIVNRNVPEILEDKQVISLDMGSLIAGTKFRGEFEERLTKIMAEIRAAGNIILVIDEIHTLVGAGAIQGSMDASNMLKPALARGELQCVGATTLEEYRKHIERDAALERRFQPIKVGEPSVAETIEILYGLRSAYEQHHRLTISDAALEAAATLSDRYINDRFLPDKAIDLIDEAGSRVRVMNSQTPPEVKELKKQLPAVTKEKDAAVREQDFDKAGKLRDRELEIEAEIAEATINKSQLKTSPIVTEEDIAHIVANWTGVPVSKLTESESELLLHMEDTLHQRLIGQEEAVSAVSRAIRRARVGLKNPNRPIASFIFSGPTGVGKTELTKALATYFFGSEEAMIRLDMSEFMERHTVSKLIGSPPGYVGYDEGGQLTEAVRRRPYTVILFDEIEKAHPDVFNMMLQILEDGRLTDAKGRTVDFKNTLLIMTSNIGSRVIEKGGGGLGFEFAESAADGQYNRVRSLVNEELKQVFRPEFINRLDEIIVFRQLNREEVKQIADIMLQQVFSRLTEQGITLSVTDRFKDLLVTEGYNPSYGARPLRRAIMRLLEDVLAEEMLSGKLKDGQKAIVDVDENGQVKVVPDGSSEPKLPEFALSH from the coding sequence ATGTTTGAACGCTTTACAGAACAAGCCATTAAAGCAATCATGCTAGCCCAAGAGGAAGCGCGGCGCCTCGGTCACAATTTTGTAGGCACCGAGCAAATTCTTCTGGGACTCGTCGGCGAAGGCACTGGCATCGCTGCAAAAGTATTACTGGATATGGGCCTCAACTTGAAAGAGGCACGCAATGAAATCGAAAATATCATCGGTAGAGGTTCTGGGTTCCTCCCGCCGGAAATTCCTTTTACGCCCCGCGTCAAGCGCATTTTTGAGACGGCACTCAACGAAGCGCGGCAGTTAGGCCACAATTACATCGGCACCGAGCACATCCTGCTGGGGCTGATTCAGGACGATGAAGGGGTGGCGGCGAAGGTGCTGCAAAACTTGGGGATCGATCGCCAGAGAGTCCGCACACAGGTAATTCGTGCCGTGGGAGAAGTCGCGGCGGTACCCGGAGGTAGGGGGGAGAGCGGCGATCGCAAAACCCCCACTTTAGAAGAATTCGGCACAAACCTGACCAAGTTAGCCGCAGCCGGCAAACTCGATCCCGTGGTGGGCCGCGAAAATGAAATTGAGCGCGTGATCCAAGTGCTCGGCCGCCGCACGAAGAACAATCCTGTGTTAGTAGGCGAACCGGGAGTAGGCAAAACAGCCCTCGCCGAAGGCCTAGCCCAGCGGATTGTTAATAGAAACGTCCCGGAAATTTTAGAAGACAAACAAGTAATCAGCCTCGATATGGGTTCGCTGATTGCTGGTACAAAGTTCCGAGGCGAATTTGAGGAACGGCTAACGAAAATCATGGCCGAAATTCGCGCTGCAGGCAACATCATTCTGGTCATCGATGAAATTCACACCTTAGTCGGTGCAGGCGCAATTCAAGGCAGCATGGACGCCTCCAATATGCTCAAACCAGCCCTTGCTAGAGGCGAATTGCAGTGTGTCGGCGCAACTACCTTGGAGGAATATCGTAAGCACATCGAGCGCGACGCAGCCTTAGAACGCCGCTTCCAACCGATCAAAGTCGGTGAACCGAGCGTGGCTGAAACAATAGAAATATTGTACGGGTTGCGCTCGGCTTACGAACAGCATCACAGACTGACAATTTCCGATGCAGCTTTAGAAGCAGCGGCCACACTGTCAGACAGATACATTAATGATCGGTTTTTGCCAGACAAGGCGATCGACTTAATTGACGAAGCAGGTTCCCGCGTCCGCGTGATGAATTCACAAACCCCGCCCGAAGTTAAAGAACTCAAAAAACAACTGCCTGCAGTAACAAAAGAAAAAGATGCAGCAGTGCGCGAGCAAGACTTCGACAAAGCTGGAAAATTGCGCGATCGCGAATTAGAAATTGAAGCCGAAATCGCCGAAGCTACGATCAACAAAAGCCAACTCAAAACTTCTCCCATCGTCACCGAAGAAGACATCGCCCACATCGTGGCTAATTGGACGGGAGTACCGGTCAGCAAGCTGACAGAATCCGAATCGGAATTGCTGCTGCACATGGAAGATACTTTGCACCAGCGCTTGATTGGTCAAGAAGAAGCTGTCAGCGCAGTTTCTCGGGCTATCCGTCGCGCACGGGTAGGCTTGAAAAATCCCAATCGCCCGATCGCCAGTTTCATCTTTTCCGGCCCCACAGGCGTCGGTAAAACCGAACTTACAAAAGCCCTGGCAACTTATTTCTTCGGTTCCGAAGAAGCCATGATTCGGTTAGATATGTCCGAATTCATGGAACGCCACACGGTTTCCAAACTCATCGGTTCGCCTCCCGGTTACGTCGGCTACGACGAAGGTGGCCAACTAACAGAAGCAGTCCGGCGCCGTCCTTACACGGTCATCTTGTTCGACGAAATCGAAAAAGCTCACCCGGATGTCTTCAACATGATGCTGCAAATCTTGGAAGACGGCCGCTTGACGGATGCTAAAGGTCGGACAGTTGACTTTAAGAATACACTGCTGATCATGACCTCCAACATCGGTTCGCGAGTGATTGAAAAAGGCGGTGGCGGTCTCGGTTTCGAGTTTGCTGAAAGTGCCGCAGACGGTCAGTACAACCGCGTTCGCAGCTTGGTAAACGAAGAACTGAAACAGGTTTTCCGTCCCGAATTTATCAACCGCTTGGATGAGATTATCGTCTTCCGCCAGTTGAACAGGGAAGAAGTCAAGCAGATTGCGGACATCATGTTGCAGCAAGTCTTCAGCCGCTTAACCGAACAGGGTATTACTTTGTCGGTGACGGACCGGTTCAAGGACTTGTTAGTTACAGAAGGCTACAATCCCAGCTACGGTGCTCGACCTTTACGCCGCGCAATCATGCGGTTGTTGGAAGATGTACTGGCTGAGGAAATGCTGTCTGGGAAGCTGAAAGACGGCCAAAAGGCGATCGTTGATGTGGATGAAAACGGTCAGGTTAAGGTAGTGCCCGATGGTTCATCTGAGCCGAAATTGCCCGAATTCGCATTGAGCCATTAA
- a CDS encoding GAF domain-containing protein: MQFLSQYQIHCTLHEGIETIIYRGKIPTHQDTTVLKILKAEYPTLDAITRIKHEYRIRQHLDHPGLVKVISLETFDNRLGLLLEDFEGESLDRLMSRQKLEVITCLRFGIQLIKTLEYLHLQKIIHKDIKPSNIIINSHTGIIKLTDFGIASRLTKENPQINNINSLVGTFAYMSPEQTGRMNRTLDYRTDFYSLGITLYEMLTGQLPFMSNDPLEIVYSHIASQAIVPHQINSEIPPALSQIVMKLIAKNAEQRYQSAGGLLADLENCLHQLETTGKIVNFTPGNLDILSQLLIPQKLYGRETQVSELLAAFERVANPCEENSSPSQIELILVSGYAGIGKSAVVSEIQKPITRQRGYFISGKFDQFKRNIPYASLIQAFKSLIQQLLAENSKKIQDWQHQLLAALGKAGQVIIDVIPELELVIGKQPPVPELAPTEAQNRFNRLFKEFIHVFAQKEHPLVIFLDDLQWSDSATLKLMELLATDPDSKYLLLIGAYRDREVSSTHPLMQTVEYLEQTGTIINKLVLQPLSLAQVTELISETLNDSERIHPLAELIWNKTGGNPFFVTQLLNTLYQEKLLKFDFPRLLSTGIKGQWQWNIEDIQAIGITDKSVVELVASRIQKLPDITREVLKLAACVGDNFTLDVLSTVNAKSPSATATELWDALQAGLILPLNESYLIPLFLDRESAVNLNFNSSRVGYKFLHDRVQQAAYSLIPDDEKKATHLTIGKLLLENTPPDKVEERIFDIINQLNVGIDCLTRQSEKDELAGLNLRAGHKAKAANAYEPAVKYLNVGISLLAPDSWVRNYDMTLRLYVETLEAEYLNTNFEQAEVLAEVVLRSAKNQLDIVKVYQLKILFYQAQSQMLKAVETGLEVLAMLGVNLLDQQTIAVPKLPRIEELENLPVMTDPYQLAAMEILTALYPPAYIAKPEIVSSLVLTMVNLCIDRGHSALATFPYTLYGTILCGIEGDIEAGYYAGLIALKLLEQFNATQQKAKVYVMFNGHIRIWKESTKNTLPSFLEGRTFGLESGDLEWAVYNSKHYIANLFLVGETLDLVKEKQTIYMEFLIKNKHEFAIGYAKVWQVIASSLRSKTAEQLRLVSGRLDEPAVMSRWQKENNRMSLFAAYVAKLMLLYLFKDYAPAVAHGKLAAEYADGAIGLITVGVHNFYYSLALLAHYPHSDNQEASLAIVNSNQQLMKKWAYHAPMNYQHKYELVEAEKARVINDKLAAMDYYDLAIKGAAANGYIHEEALAYELAGEFYQSLDKEISARAYLTKAYYAYIRWGATAKVKDLGSRYHYLVERHQDAIHKNVITTAQTTINNSWVLDFSTVVKASQAVSSEIILSHLLEKLVQLVKENAGAQKVLFLAKTGNQLFIEAGLTGQFNDVTLLQSLPIAESESLPISLINYVDRTQKYLVLDDATQAEQFQFDPYIATNQPLSILVLPIIHQGNLTGIFYLENNLTKGAFTSDRLEILGILSAQAAISLENARFYSILETRVAQRTENLHTALEELRHTQLQLIQSEKMSSLGQVVGGIAHEINNPINFIYGNLYYTNEYAESLLNLLRLYQNNYPNPVQEIVHETDQIDLDFLMNDFTKMIDSMRVGAARVRDIVLSLRNFSRLDESDRKWVNIHEGMDSTLMILDHKLLNIQVIKEYGNLPLVNCYPGEINQVFMNVLTNAIDAFCRERGSEVDSKRTPTIQICTEVAEGNQVAIRIVDNGVGMNSEVLGKIFDPFFTTKQVGKGTGLGLSISYQIVVEQHGGKLICKSEPGEGSEFTILLPS; this comes from the coding sequence ATGCAATTTCTCTCCCAATACCAAATCCACTGCACTCTCCACGAAGGTATCGAAACGATTATTTATCGAGGAAAAATCCCCACCCACCAGGATACAACCGTACTCAAAATCCTGAAAGCTGAATATCCCACCCTTGATGCAATTACCCGGATCAAGCACGAGTATCGCATTCGCCAACATTTAGACCATCCGGGCCTCGTTAAAGTCATTAGCCTAGAAACCTTTGACAACCGTCTCGGCTTGCTTTTAGAAGACTTTGAGGGCGAATCTCTCGATCGCCTCATGTCGAGACAAAAGCTCGAAGTCATAACCTGTTTGAGGTTTGGCATCCAACTCATAAAAACCTTAGAATATCTACACCTTCAAAAAATTATTCACAAAGATATTAAGCCGAGCAATATCATCATCAACAGCCACACAGGAATTATTAAACTGACCGATTTCGGCATTGCTTCACGATTAACCAAAGAAAATCCCCAAATTAATAATATTAACTCGCTAGTCGGTACTTTTGCTTATATGTCTCCAGAACAAACCGGGAGAATGAACCGCACCCTAGACTACCGCACCGACTTTTATTCTCTCGGTATTACCTTATATGAAATGCTGACAGGTCAATTACCATTTATGAGTAACGACCCCTTAGAGATAGTTTACAGTCACATAGCATCTCAAGCAATTGTACCCCATCAAATTAATTCAGAGATTCCACCAGCCCTCTCACAAATTGTGATGAAACTGATTGCCAAAAATGCCGAACAGCGATATCAAAGTGCGGGCGGATTGCTTGCAGATTTAGAAAATTGTTTACATCAGTTAGAAACTACAGGCAAGATAGTCAATTTTACGCCGGGAAACTTAGATATATTGAGTCAGTTGTTGATTCCTCAAAAATTGTACGGTCGGGAAACACAAGTCAGCGAACTATTGGCAGCATTTGAACGTGTAGCTAATCCTTGCGAGGAAAATTCTTCCCCTTCCCAAATTGAACTGATCTTAGTTTCTGGTTATGCAGGTATAGGCAAATCGGCCGTAGTCAGCGAAATCCAAAAACCCATAACCCGACAGCGGGGCTATTTTATTTCAGGTAAATTTGACCAATTCAAGCGGAATATACCTTACGCATCTTTAATTCAAGCTTTTAAATCTTTGATCCAGCAATTACTTGCGGAAAATAGCAAAAAAATACAAGATTGGCAACATCAACTTTTAGCCGCACTAGGCAAGGCCGGACAAGTAATTATTGACGTGATTCCCGAACTAGAATTGGTAATTGGCAAACAGCCTCCAGTTCCCGAACTTGCCCCCACAGAAGCACAAAACCGCTTTAACAGGCTATTCAAAGAATTTATCCACGTATTCGCACAAAAAGAGCATCCATTAGTCATATTTCTCGATGACTTGCAGTGGTCAGATTCAGCGACCTTGAAATTAATGGAATTGCTGGCAACTGACCCCGACAGCAAATATTTACTATTAATTGGAGCCTATCGAGATCGTGAAGTTAGCTCTACCCATCCTTTAATGCAAACAGTAGAGTACCTTGAACAAACGGGGACTATTATCAACAAATTGGTGCTGCAACCTCTTTCTTTAGCCCAGGTAACTGAGTTAATTTCGGAGACGTTGAATGACTCAGAAAGAATTCACCCCTTAGCGGAGTTAATTTGGAATAAAACTGGTGGTAATCCTTTTTTCGTGACGCAATTGCTCAACACTCTTTATCAAGAAAAACTTTTGAAATTTGACTTTCCCCGGCTGCTCTCTACCGGAATAAAAGGGCAGTGGCAGTGGAACATTGAGGATATTCAAGCTATTGGTATTACAGATAAGAGTGTAGTTGAACTGGTAGCCAGTCGGATTCAAAAACTGCCAGACATTACACGAGAAGTTTTGAAATTAGCCGCTTGTGTTGGCGACAATTTCACTCTTGATGTTCTCTCTACTGTCAACGCAAAATCTCCATCAGCGACTGCGACGGAACTCTGGGATGCTTTGCAAGCGGGGTTAATACTTCCATTGAATGAGAGTTACCTTATTCCTTTATTTTTAGATCGAGAATCAGCCGTTAATTTAAATTTCAATTCTTCGCGAGTGGGCTATAAATTTTTGCACGATCGCGTCCAGCAAGCTGCATATTCGCTGATTCCTGATGATGAAAAGAAAGCCACTCATCTTACCATCGGTAAATTGCTACTTGAAAATACGCCACCCGATAAAGTAGAAGAGAGAATTTTTGATATTATTAACCAGTTGAATGTAGGAATTGATTGTCTCACCCGGCAATCAGAAAAAGATGAATTAGCAGGGTTAAATTTAAGGGCTGGGCATAAGGCAAAAGCAGCTAACGCTTACGAACCCGCTGTTAAGTATTTGAATGTGGGAATTTCCTTATTAGCACCTGATAGCTGGGTTCGCAACTATGACATGACGCTGCGGCTGTATGTAGAGACGCTGGAAGCGGAATATTTAAACACCAACTTTGAGCAAGCAGAAGTTTTGGCAGAAGTGGTTTTGCGATCGGCTAAAAACCAGCTTGACATAGTGAAAGTGTATCAGCTAAAGATCCTATTTTATCAGGCTCAAAGCCAGATGCTAAAAGCGGTTGAAACAGGTCTAGAAGTGCTGGCAATGCTGGGAGTAAACCTATTAGATCAGCAAACCATTGCAGTGCCAAAATTGCCGCGAATTGAGGAATTAGAAAACCTGCCAGTTATGACAGATCCTTATCAACTGGCAGCTATGGAAATCCTGACAGCCCTCTATCCTCCTGCTTATATTGCCAAACCAGAAATTGTGTCCTCCCTCGTCTTGACTATGGTCAATCTTTGTATTGATCGCGGTCATTCAGCATTAGCTACTTTTCCCTATACTCTTTATGGAACGATCCTATGCGGCATCGAAGGCGACATCGAAGCTGGCTACTACGCTGGGCTAATCGCTTTAAAGCTGCTAGAACAATTTAATGCTACCCAACAGAAAGCTAAGGTTTATGTAATGTTTAATGGTCATATAAGAATCTGGAAAGAGTCTACTAAGAATACACTTCCTTCCTTTCTAGAAGGAAGGACTTTTGGTTTGGAAAGTGGTGACTTAGAATGGGCAGTTTATAATTCTAAGCACTATATTGCCAATTTATTCTTGGTGGGAGAAACCCTAGATTTGGTCAAAGAAAAACAAACCATTTATATGGAATTTTTGATAAAAAATAAACACGAATTTGCCATAGGTTATGCTAAAGTTTGGCAAGTAATTGCTTCAAGTTTAAGAAGCAAAACAGCAGAGCAATTACGATTAGTTAGCGGCAGGTTGGATGAACCTGCTGTGATGTCGCGTTGGCAGAAAGAAAATAATCGAATGTCGCTGTTTGCAGCTTATGTTGCTAAATTGATGCTGCTTTATTTATTTAAAGATTATGCTCCGGCTGTTGCCCACGGTAAATTAGCGGCAGAATACGCAGATGGGGCGATCGGCTTAATCACTGTTGGGGTACACAATTTCTACTATTCGCTGGCCCTCCTCGCTCACTATCCTCACAGTGACAATCAAGAAGCATCTCTAGCTATTGTTAACTCTAATCAGCAACTTATGAAAAAGTGGGCCTACCATGCACCCATGAATTATCAGCATAAATACGAGTTAGTCGAAGCAGAAAAAGCGCGAGTTATCAACGATAAGCTTGCCGCCATGGATTATTATGACTTAGCTATTAAAGGGGCTGCTGCTAACGGTTACATCCACGAAGAAGCATTAGCTTATGAATTAGCTGGAGAGTTTTATCAATCTTTGGATAAAGAGATAAGTGCTCGAGCTTATCTGACCAAAGCTTATTATGCTTACATCCGCTGGGGAGCTACAGCCAAAGTTAAAGACTTAGGATCCCGTTATCATTATTTAGTTGAGCGCCATCAAGACGCAATACATAAAAATGTTATCACCACTGCCCAAACTACTATTAACAATAGTTGGGTGCTGGATTTTTCAACAGTTGTAAAAGCATCACAAGCTGTTTCGAGCGAAATTATTCTCAGCCACTTGCTAGAGAAACTCGTACAGCTTGTAAAGGAAAACGCAGGCGCTCAAAAAGTATTATTTCTTGCCAAGACAGGTAATCAATTATTCATAGAAGCTGGACTTACAGGTCAGTTTAATGATGTAACCTTGTTACAATCTCTCCCGATTGCCGAATCGGAGAGCCTCCCAATTTCATTAATTAACTATGTAGACAGAACCCAAAAATACTTGGTTTTAGATGATGCTACCCAAGCCGAGCAATTCCAATTCGACCCTTATATTGCGACCAATCAACCCCTATCTATCCTCGTATTGCCAATTATCCATCAAGGCAACCTTACGGGAATTTTTTACTTAGAAAATAATTTAACAAAAGGTGCTTTTACTAGCGACAGGCTAGAAATTTTGGGAATCCTGTCTGCACAAGCCGCTATTTCTCTAGAAAATGCTCGTTTTTATAGTATTCTGGAAACGCGAGTAGCCCAAAGAACTGAGAATTTGCATACTGCATTGGAAGAACTTCGCCACACTCAATTGCAGCTAATTCAAAGTGAAAAAATGTCCAGTTTAGGGCAAGTGGTCGGGGGAATTGCTCACGAAATTAATAACCCGATTAACTTTATTTATGGAAATTTATATTACACCAACGAATACGCTGAAAGCTTACTAAATCTACTACGTTTATACCAAAATAATTACCCAAATCCTGTGCAAGAAATAGTACATGAAACAGACCAAATAGATTTAGATTTTTTAATGAATGATTTCACTAAAATGATCGATTCAATGAGAGTGGGCGCTGCGAGAGTTCGCGATATTGTGCTGTCGCTGCGAAACTTTTCTCGGCTAGATGAATCAGATAGAAAATGGGTTAATATCCACGAAGGTATGGACAGTACCTTGATGATTTTGGATCACAAATTACTTAATATTCAAGTGATCAAGGAGTACGGCAATTTGCCTTTAGTGAACTGCTATCCGGGAGAAATTAATCAGGTATTTATGAATGTACTGACCAATGCGATTGATGCTTTTTGTCGCGAAAGAGGGAGTGAAGTTGACTCGAAACGGACTCCGACAATCCAGATTTGCACTGAAGTGGCGGAAGGAAATCAAGTAGCGATTCGCATTGTTGATAATGGTGTGGGGATGAATTCGGAGGTGCTGGGTAAAATATTCGATCCGTTTTTTACTACTAAACAGGTAGGTAAGGGGACTGGTTTGGGATTGTCTATCAGTTATCAAATTGTGGTAGAACAGCATGGAGGAAAGTTAATTTGCAAGTCGGAACCTGGAGAGGGCAGCGAGTTTACTATACTGCTGCCGTCTTGA
- a CDS encoding glycosyl transferase has product MSRPTLYIAITNHGFGHAVRVCCVAAKIQELNPDILLIITTTAPRWLLESYIGGDFIHRPRAFDVGVVQADSLNMDKDATLEKLREIRKKQNSLIASEVNFIKQNRVGLVLADIPPLATRMAAAAGVPCWMMSNFGWDFIYRDWGGEFAEMADWIGECFGMCDRLFRLPLHEPMTAFPNIQDVGLTGGNPRYSNERVREIFGIETPLEKTVLLTFGGLGLEEIPYQNLPQFSDWQFITFDAGAPDLPNLIYVKNQEFAKSFPILPRPVDIMPICGRLVSKPGYSTFAEALRLEIPVISIMREGFAEAAVLLEGIQNYAEHQILTETEFFEGDWEFLRKPLHPPRLSDKLDKNGTEAIAQAVVDYFS; this is encoded by the coding sequence ATGTCTCGACCAACATTATATATTGCCATCACCAATCACGGATTCGGCCACGCTGTCCGAGTCTGCTGCGTAGCTGCAAAAATTCAAGAATTAAATCCAGATATCTTACTAATTATCACCACAACAGCACCTCGCTGGCTGCTAGAATCTTATATTGGCGGCGACTTTATCCACCGTCCCCGCGCTTTTGATGTCGGTGTCGTGCAAGCTGACAGTTTGAATATGGATAAAGACGCAACGCTGGAAAAATTGCGGGAAATTCGGAAAAAGCAAAATTCGCTAATTGCGAGCGAAGTTAATTTTATCAAGCAAAATCGGGTGGGTTTGGTGCTGGCAGACATTCCTCCTTTGGCAACGCGAATGGCGGCAGCGGCTGGGGTTCCTTGCTGGATGATGAGCAATTTCGGGTGGGATTTTATCTATCGAGATTGGGGTGGGGAGTTTGCAGAAATGGCAGATTGGATTGGTGAATGTTTCGGAATGTGCGATCGCCTTTTTCGTCTTCCTTTGCACGAACCGATGACAGCTTTTCCAAATATTCAAGATGTGGGCTTGACTGGTGGCAATCCTCGCTACAGTAACGAGCGAGTTCGCGAAATATTCGGCATCGAAACACCGCTGGAAAAAACTGTATTGTTGACTTTCGGCGGATTGGGTTTAGAGGAAATTCCTTATCAAAATTTACCGCAATTTAGCGACTGGCAATTTATTACTTTTGATGCGGGAGCTCCCGATTTGCCGAATTTGATTTATGTCAAAAATCAGGAGTTTGCAAAATCTTTCCCGATTTTACCGCGTCCGGTTGATATTATGCCTATCTGCGGGCGCTTAGTTTCTAAACCAGGATACAGCACTTTTGCGGAAGCTTTGCGCTTGGAAATACCTGTTATTTCTATAATGAGAGAAGGTTTTGCGGAAGCTGCGGTGTTGCTGGAAGGGATTCAAAATTATGCGGAACATCAAATCTTGACAGAAACGGAGTTTTTTGAGGGGGATTGGGAGTTTTTGCGAAAACCGCTGCATCCGCCCCGTTTGTCGGATAAATTGGATAAAAATGGTACGGAGGCGATCGCCCAAGCTGTTGTAGACTATTTTTCATAA
- a CDS encoding YjbQ family protein, with translation MNHYQQILKIQTTGKSLSKITPKIEDAVANSGIKTGLCSLFLRHTSASLVIQENADPDVLKDLANFLAKLVPEDDRYIHDAEGPDDMPAHIRTALTHTSEQIPIDRGRLLLGTWQGIYLWEHRQRGHIRELVVHVSGT, from the coding sequence ATGAATCACTATCAACAGATACTCAAGATTCAAACTACAGGGAAATCTCTGTCCAAAATCACTCCTAAGATAGAAGATGCCGTGGCGAATTCAGGTATTAAAACGGGACTTTGTAGCTTATTTTTGCGCCATACTTCTGCTAGTTTGGTGATTCAAGAGAATGCTGACCCGGATGTACTTAAGGATTTGGCTAACTTTTTGGCTAAACTGGTACCGGAGGACGATCGCTACATTCACGATGCGGAAGGCCCAGACGATATGCCAGCACACATTCGCACTGCACTGACTCACACTTCCGAACAAATCCCGATCGATCGCGGCAGGTTGCTGTTAGGAACTTGGCAGGGAATTTACCTGTGGGAACACCGCCAGCGGGGTCACATTCGCGAATTAGTTGTTCACGTCAGCGGCACTTGA
- a CDS encoding ABC transporter substrate-binding protein gives MVLPTGFPEPAQIGVIEVKQYPHYRAVTYTHAGDLRQATGIAFNPLFQHISNNQIAMTTPVEARYTETSGQIDAVPQAKVSFLYPAPNIAPSSVNSAVEVTDTSPMTVVSIGVRGAYSWESYENNLQKLKDWLQKHPEYEIVGPPRRFFYNSPMTPEATKISEVQLPIKCR, from the coding sequence ATGGTATTACCTACTGGATTTCCTGAACCCGCACAGATTGGGGTCATAGAAGTTAAGCAATATCCTCACTACCGCGCTGTCACCTACACCCACGCGGGCGATTTGCGACAAGCAACTGGCATCGCCTTCAATCCCTTATTTCAACACATCAGCAACAACCAAATTGCGATGACAACGCCAGTAGAAGCGCGCTACACCGAAACTTCCGGGCAAATCGATGCAGTTCCCCAAGCAAAAGTTTCGTTCCTCTATCCCGCACCAAATATCGCCCCCAGCAGCGTTAACTCCGCTGTAGAAGTCACAGATACTTCGCCGATGACGGTTGTCAGCATCGGCGTGCGCGGGGCCTACAGTTGGGAAAGCTACGAAAATAACCTCCAGAAACTCAAAGATTGGCTTCAAAAACATCCCGAATACGAAATAGTCGGGCCGCCGCGCCGCTTTTTTTACAATTCCCCGATGACGCCGGAAGCAACTAAAATCAGCGAGGTACAACTTCCGATCAAGTGCCGCTGA